Proteins encoded together in one Quercus lobata isolate SW786 chromosome 3, ValleyOak3.0 Primary Assembly, whole genome shotgun sequence window:
- the LOC115979178 gene encoding uncharacterized protein LOC115979178 codes for MACATTRPTFSFHLSTSFPQISSPKLKPHFTTTPTLFPKLSLLHKPYKLTTPHSIDISKEDTPTSSQQTTTPPPQEPLEEPQENIDKRRLEEKFAVLNTGIYECRSCGHKFDEAVGDPSYPIAPGLQFEKLPEDWRCPTCGAAKSFFESKSVEIAGFAQNQQFGLGGNALTSGQKAILIYGSLLLFFVLFLSGYWLQ; via the coding sequence ATGGCTTGTGCAACAACAAGACCCACCTTCTCTTTCCACCTCTCAACCTCTTTCCCCCAAATCTCATCTCCAAAACTCAAACCCCATTTCACCACCACCCCAACTCTCTTCCCCAAACTCTCACTTCTACACAAACCATACAAACTCACTACTCCACACTCCATTGACATCTCCAAAGAAGACACCCCCACCTCAAGCCAACAAACCACTACACCTCCTCCTCAAGAACCTCTAGAAGAGCCTCAAGAAAATATTGACAAGCGCCGCTTAGAAGAGAAGTTTGCAGTGTTAAACACTGGTATCTATGAGTGCAGGTCTTGTGGGCACAAGTTTGATGAAGCTGTGGGAGACCCTTCATATCCCATAGCTCCAGGATTGCAATTTGAAAAGCTGCCTGAGGATTGGAGGTGCCCAACATGTGGGGCAGCTAAGAGCTTCTTTGAGAGTAAGAGTGTGGAGATTGCTGGGTTTGCACAGAACCAACAGTTTGGGCTTGGTGGGAATGCATTGACTTCTGGGCAGAAGGCTATACTTATATATGGAAGCTTGTTGCTTTTCTTTGTGCTCTTTTTGTCTGGTTACTGGCTACAATAG